TACCTAAACTGGTCATAAGAGCCTAAGGCAGCGAAGAAGAAACACGAAGAAGCGATAAAAAATCGtcatggcaaaaattaaaaagctaCTATAGGAGCGGGTTAAATCAGGAGAGGCGGcgttaaaggaagaaaaaagaagctGGAAAAAAGTCAGAGAGATTTGGAAAAAATTAGAAAGGATCTTGCGTGCGAGAAGGAGAGGGTGAACTTTTTAAGAGGCCAGAGCAAGGCTAAAGATGAATTTAAGCTAAAGCTTGTGGGCGAATCAAAAGGCTGACGGGCCAGATGGCGAGAACCATCGACAAAAAAATCGCTGTCAGTAAATGTCGTCAATTTAATACAAGAATAGGTGAAGGGGAGAGGGAAGAGAAGAAAGTTTTTTCATTGTATTTGTTCCCTCTTTCCCTTCCCTTTATTTCTCTTACTTGATGGAAGCAAGAAGGCCAGCTAGTGTTCGATGTTTGTCCGCATGCTAAAACTAAGACTCGCCTTTCTACGGCTATCACCTTGGTATGTCAATTAATCATGCTTGACACGGGTTTCATCCGTTCAATTGGTATCCTTTGCCTTCGTTTCCGTAATATTTGAAGAAGTGAAAAATACAGAAATCTATCATACAATGAAACCGCTTTCTCAGAGCACTTTTTTTCAATAGCGATAGCTTCGATTTACTTGCCAACTTCAGCGTTTAGGTTTCGATGTAAGTATCTAAAGCTTTTAGCGCGAGTAAAATTGATAATAGGAGATAGGAGAAGATTTTAGCTTAAGCGCACTCAAAGCTTGCGGATATAGTCCATAGTTAAAGGCTATGCCCTGAGACGGACGAAATATCCCCATTTGTGGAGCTCGATGTCGTCAACGGCAAAACGCCACAGGGTATAAAACTTCGATTGGCTGAATGacaaaaataagcgtgctgcacgtggggCACTCACTTTAGAATAATCATGTGCTGTTCTCTGCAAAATAGCAACGTGAAATAATCATATCTTTTGTTTAGTCGACACCTTGAGCAAACAGTAGTAAATCTTAACTTCAACAGTGGCTATAAGTGAAGCGTCATTTGCCAAATCAGTTGAATATTCATGACAATTTGGGAAAGATAGGATTACCGTCAAATAATTTCAATTGCACAAATGTTCGTGTTCAAGTGACGATTTCCTCGGTGTTGCCGTAGTTTTTGTTCAAACTACCAAACAGTGACGTATTTATGCATCATAAGTAGTTGAAAGAAATTGCATGACCTTGATTAACCAAACGCTTCCCAAGAGATGTCCTCAGCTGTTATTTTATGGCCAAAAATCGCTAAAGTCTGCAGAAAAGTTTGCAGCTTTTTACTACATACTAATATTTCAAAACGAGTGTGAGTGTTTCATCCGGGTTTCCGGTCGAGTGCTCTTATTGTTTTCGAGCTagtttggaaaccccgatgaaacacgaagcactgACAAGTTTTTGAAATTGCTTCTCaaccaagaacaatgaaaaaattctCACTGATTATGGCGTCGTACGTGGAatataaattactttttttgttattttttttttcagtaattatTGCCCCTTGTTGTCAAATATTTTAGCAGAGTCTAAAGTCCTTGAAGACCGTCATTGTTAAAAGCATAACACACATTCAGCCCTTGATCTCAATTCGGTCATTTTTAATGAGATATGCATGGCGTTGTCACGTTTTCGGCAAGCCAAAAAGCCGAAGAAGAGGTTAATCTGGTTCAAAACGGGGTACCGAAGTCCACTCagtacaaaaataaataataaatggGCTTATGGAATTTTTTGTCGAGGTCGTTGGTTTATTGAAAAACTACGATTATCATCACGTTGAGTCGTTGGAAACACCTCTAGTGGAGATGATTGTGTCGTCTCATTAATTATTTATGCTGTCAAAAGCCAATAAATGACCTCCATTTGGGTCAGGTGAACGaatcttgatacccaatgaaacacCAGATGAAACACCACCAGGTTTTCATCTCAGATGAAACATGTTTTTCATCTGAGATCaaacatttccattttaatgAGATTTTTGATTACACAACTCATGGAAACAATGCAATACCTGTCGTTAACGATGAGATCCTTACTGAAGATATTGAACCTTGATTTTAACAGAGCAATTAGCAAAAGAACAACTGTTAAATGGTCCTGCACTTACAACATCTTGAGCATCAGAACTCGTCAAACAACTTAAATCTTTCTCCTCTGAGATTTTCACTTCAGTAGCACTTGTACTAGGCTCTAATACAGAGGATACTTCTGTAATTTTCTCCTTCCTAGGCTTTTCATACTTGAACAAAGAGTCAGAACGATGACCAGTTCTTTCCCTATCAATTTCTCCTCTACACCGGCATTAAACAAAGGAGATGCACAAGTAACACGAAGACAATGACTGGTCTTTCGCTTTAAACCTGCTGCCTTGCACATTGTTTGATTTGAGAAAACATGTCATTACATAATttcttattgtttcatttgagaAGACATGTAAAAAACTCGGCCTTCGTGCCGATGGAAAACCGCAAAAAAAGATTATCTTTACGATTGTTTGTTGCCGTGGCAACAGTCGGCAATATACAAGAAATACCAGGTGTGTttctaatcttcactgtgaatgccaggagcttaaacccaaagctgaAAAACAAATGTATCATTTTAGTtgttcatccttcttcaggtgtacatactgttgaTACTTTAGAAAGCCACCTTAAACCTCTTGGCTGACTACAGGCTCTATTTGAGTAATTATAAAACCCGACAGTGCTTATTAAATGATGATGATTTCTTCCTGTATTACGTATGTCACTCCGGCGGGCAAGCTGACACAGTCAGCTAGGCTCAGTTGTTTGCTTAAAATCATTTATTCGAGCCGAGAAGGTTTTTAATTTAGTAAATCTGCCTAAAATATTTTCTCATCAAACTTAGCTGCTGCGAAGCATATCCATTCCTTATTCTTAAACACACCGTACTAAAAACCTATCAGAACCTTAAGAAAATGTTAGCTTATGTGAATTAACTATTCCAATCattctcttttcttttatttcttttcattaaaCTTGCCTAAAAGCGAGATTTTTATAGTAGATGTGAGCAAGAGATGATCCAAGCAATAGGACAGAATGCATCTCTAATCGTGCCAGTAAATCAGCAGgtttggaaaaaaggaattatTATTTACACATCTCAAATCGAGAATAGAATCATCAACAATTGATGCAGATCTTGCATAACATGTAACCAAAGGCAATAACATTAACTCAGTGAGCTCAGTGTCCCGTGTATGATGTTTTTCCAGCTGTATTGTTTagatttttccatttttatctGTTGTTGAATAGGTTGGGAGCTGAATAGAAAAACACCTGTGAACAATCTTATGAACTTTCATCGATTAGTCAAGAAGTTTCGAGAATAGTTTAgaatgcattttaaatgcgttttattattcaaatttaatTGGCATGTTTGTGGTCATATCGGTGGAAAAGAAATTTCATTTATTCCAGGAGCtgttgcaaacaaaataaaacgagGATTAAGCCAAGATTGGTATCGGATTTGCAAAATGGTTCAAATTCTATTTACTCTCTGAAAGCTGAGCCTCCGTGGATGAATCAGCCAAGAGCCTGGACACACCAGTATATCCCCTATACCACGAACAAAGTGAAACCTTGACATAAAACAGAATGAAACCAAAGCTGAACAGGTGCCATTTGGTAGACCAATGAAAGCCATAAGATAACTTTTAATATAACTCACTACAAATACAAGAACTCAGAGGTTAAAGTGGCTTTTCCCTCGTGGGACATTGGGCCCCAAAGGTGATTAAAATTGCCTAGTCCTCACCTTGATTGTCTCAGCTTCTACTTACAGCTAATACATGAACTTTAGGCAGTGAAAGAgtgtaaagcctggtttccatataatcgccccaatggccccgatcgctcgaaatagtgtGCAGGCGATCCGTGCgattcactgtttccatatgatcgcacgtAAATTTTACTCGATCGTCCCGATCGCCCGGATAGAGCAGAGTTCAATCTAGGCGATCACGATTGTCCCGGTCGCCCCGATCGTCCCTCAACTTTCCGTctctgtttccatataatcgcttggatcgtctgtacactgtttcgagcgatcggggcgacccgtgcgatcggggcgatcatatggaaaccaggcttaagagaAGTATAAGAGAAGCCTATAATGTAGATGTATTTCACCTTATGTCACGCAACGTTGGTGGTCTAATCAGTGAACGGATCTTTCCCTCGGAAATTTAACTCTAATTTCATGCACATTttagaaaaatattttgtattgttttgtctgttgccgCCTTGTCACGTGAGTGCAACCACCTGTTATCTTAATGAAAGTGTAATTACAATTATTTCAAGATAGAACACGTACAATGGCGCCGGCAGACCATCAAGTTTGCTTTCataaggcccgtttacacagtcaggcgatttttgtcgcggcaactcgatgcaatttttgtcgcgctTAAGTTGCAACAagtttcaaacatgttcgaaacCCCTGCGATATCGCGGCGGCAAATCGCATTAAAAATCGCACTCGGTTTACACGTGCGATTTTGAAGTTGCAACTTTGGCGCGataaaaatcgcctgtgtaaactgGCCTATACACTGCCTCCAGGGCGCTTCGCAGTTTTCTCTCTGACCATTCATGTCAGAACTCCACTGCAGAGGCAGCATTCCCTTCCAGGTGAAGAGTTTCTCGTAACTTTCCACGAGGAGCATAACACATTTAAGGAAAAAGCCCGATTCCCTACGCCAATGCTAGTCGTTTTGTCGTTTCCTTGATTTCGCAGAACGAGGCACACTTGTAGCCGTTCGGGTTACTCTACATGCGTTGCCAACAGATGAAAAAAAGTTTTGCTAGCGCTTGTGATAATGACGTAATTGACGACGAATTTGTTTGCGCCAATGCTTGATTCACGCGAATCAAGGGAATCCGATGCCCTTGACACCTTGACAATATCTTTGAACAGCTGACTGGCACTTCGCGGCCTCTCATCGTCCGTCATTTTTGAGAAGAGAGCGCGCAAAGAATGATGGGTTGTGCCTTCAATCGATAATCCAAACTTTCAATCGATAGTCAAAAGCCGCTGTttcacgttgaaacttttagctgaaacttgtgtgcaacggcaccgcgaacaagtttcacaaagtggTGTTACACGGTGAAACTTTCGTTTTTGTAACCACTGCGATCGTTGCGACCGTTGCAGAAGTAGGAAGCGGTTCTACTTTtggtgaaacttgtctcgcaacggaAGTTCAAAAAGTTTGACGAAACCGACCATGTTACACGGTGCAACGCCtgttgaaacatgtttcgcaacgccgttgcacacaagtttcagctaaaagtttcaacgtgtaacagcggctttagTTGCATGTACGAAAATGTGCTTGAAAATGTCAAAGAAGTTGTGAATATGTAATAGTAACACACATATACGGTGCCAAGTTATGTACTTTTGAAATCAGTTTTACGAAAGTTATGCGCAAGTTCAAACGGTTAAGACAAGTTACATGTTGGAAAACAAGTTGTACATGTTTTAACTAAAGCAGCGGAAACGTTAACCCAAGTACACTATTGGAAAACATGCTGTACAAGCTTGGCTAAAAGTTACGTTACATGTATGCAGCAACAAGTTTTACACGCAGAAAACAAGTTGTAGATGTGAAGCAACAAGTTATCCTTGAAGAGCACAAGTTCTCTATGAATCGACAAAAGTAATTTTGTCCGCTACGGCGCGTCATAGGTTTAGGTAGCAGAGTTACTTTCAACTTCTTTTGGCAGTTGCAGCGCAAGATGTTGGGTGAAGGAGAGAAAGACACGAGCACCAGTATCAAAGAGACGGACGCCAACATGAGACAAAGCGGAGATGAAAATCATTCAACTGAACAAAACGTCGCCAAAAAATTTACCGTTGAGAAGCTAAAATCTGCGCCAGAAATCGTTGTTCCTCCAGCGCAGAATTCGGATGGATCAGCCGAATCTTTTGGGACTTCGTCAGGACAGTTTACCTATGGCTACGCCACGAACGAAGCTATACCAATGACTGTATTTTATCGAAGTCAGCATTCCCAAGGTCACAGTCGAAAGCAAAGACCGACATTGCAACAGCTTCGAAAAGGCTTCGAAAAAGGCTTCGAAAATGGCAGTGTAAGTCAACTATATGTTCTCCCTCATAAAGTTTTGCAGAGGGTGGAGCTCTAATTTCCTTACGAAAGCATTTATAAAATTATCGTCGCTTCAGTTAAATGTCGAATGTTTAGCAGCCTATTTAGCGTTTGCTTATGCTgaacaaacaaaattgaaacaGCACCTTCTACAACTCCTTAGTTTCGTTGCTGTTCTGCTTGGTCAAATAATTTAAGGGGCATCATCACTGCAGCATGTGATCCGTTGAATGAAAAGAACAAGAGTGTAAAACAAACATATCCTCATACAACACGTAATCTTTATACAGCATTTAATCCATAGGGGCCTGTTCATATGAGCTTGGTTGGCGTGccttttgtgtgtgtgtgtgtgtgtgtgtaggTCGCGGTTGATTTGGCAGCCAACCCGGAAGATAGCAGGAGGCCCTGAAATGTTGGCGAAAGCGGTGTTTCGCGTAGAtaaacatataaaaaaaaaaaagtaattactATGCATGTTTGTGAAGCCCTTTgcaggggggaggggggggggtcatAATATCCTTTTTGGCCAGCAGAATTTAATGTCTATATTTAGAATAAACCAATGAAAGATAAGAATTAGAATTTGAAAGAAGTAAGTATTGAAAATTTGGAATATGGGtacaaaattctgaaaattGATTGCCATGAGATTCATAGTAAACGTCTTGCAAATGAACTTTTATACAAATGCatcaataaataaacaaaataatgtatTGATCAGTaaacaaacaagcaagaaaATGAAGTTGTTGTCATTCACCGCTTGCATAAGCTCTATATAATTACTGGAATATTCCTTGTCCTTCAAGTTTTGCAGAGTCCTAGCAAACGAGCAATCAGTATGAAATTATGGTATTTATATTTGCCTCTTCCAACAAATTACACAGAAGTGGGTTTCAAAATGAGTCTATTTTTCTTAGGTTGATCCTACAGAGCGAGGTGCAGTCATAGCTGAAAGTGAAGCAGAGGGAGATTTGTTGGATGTGAAGACTAGAGGACTGTCACAGGCTCCTAAGTTTGGTTGGGTCAAAGGGGTCTTATTCAGTTGCCTTCTCAACATATGGGGTGTTATGCTGTACCTGCGTCTCTCCTGGGTGGTTGGACATGCTGGAATAGGCCTGGCTACTGTGATCATTCTTTTGTCAGCCTTGGTGACTACTCTGACAACATTGTCCATGTCAGCTGTTTGTACCAATGGAGAAATCAAAGGAGGTGATTGCCaaaaatagtaacaataatttctttgtgacaagttttttttttgaaattggGGGTTGAAGCTGAAATTGTGTTGTTATGTAAGTGCGGAAGTATGACACAAAAATTTCAAATACAATTATACATGGATCtttaatttattaaaaaataatctGTGGTGATTTGCCCCCTACCAGCTTGCCTGACACACCAAGTTTTAATATTTAAAACCAGTTAATGAAAAATCTGAACATGGGCTTTGAGTGTTTACTGAATGATAATGCTAATAATGCCAGTAAGTGTCATAGCAATGGCACTTATTTCTAAAATTCACAAAGATATGAGGAACACTTAAAGGTTACTTGATTAAACTGTCTTGCATTGAGTCTAAAATTAATAGTAACAATACAAATGTTAGCTTTCGAATCAGCATCATTTTTGGGTTACCAACAAGCTTTGTGGGGACACTTTGATCAACCACATGAAGTAAGATATTCACTTAGTCTTGTAAAAGTATATGTGTATAATGTAGGCACTTTTTATGAAGTATTTCTCTCtaatcagcttttcaatctGTCACCATGGtggaaaaacaaagctttttctttattctttcatGAAAGGGACTTTGATAACAACTATTGATAATTTTAAGACAGTTGCTTTTCCAGAAAATAATACTTATTGTCATGATCATTAAAGTTATTATTCTTTGACATAGGGTTTCGTTCAAATGTGAACTGACTGCATCCAAGTTTATCTTACTTGTAGAGTGATTACTTATTCTATTGCTATTAGATGAGTTAGACCATAGATTGATGGTTACTGCCTCTTGGAGAGTAAATAGGCTCTTTTTTCATTCACTtcacagtgttctccttatcaggcagtaaccagtaaaatttattGCCTCGAGCAACCTCTTGAAgttttactaaaactatataaatattattgttttataaaataccagtcaggaattgtcccttgcCTGCTGacctaaaacttagggagaacactgactTTAGCATCGTGTTCAAAGCTAGTCCAAGTGCAAAGTAATTGTTATAAATACCAGTTTTATTGGTAGTGAAAATATAGAACCAATTATTACCCTAATTACTAATAATTAGTAATAATATAAGTATTACCCTAACAAAAATGTTGCACTTATTGCTTTGACAAGAGACTGACAGGAACTAAAAAATGATCTATTCCTCTTCAAGCAAGAATATAAaatgaatataataattattgttttttttattaatagaTACATTTGAATTGTACTTTCACTAGGAGGTGCCTATTACTTAATATCCCGCAGTCTTGGGCCAGAGTTTGGAGGATCTATTGGTGTGATATTCTCAGTGGCTAATGCTGTAGCAACAGCCATGTACGTGGTTGGCTTCGCAGAGACAGTGCGGGACATCCTTCGCGACAATGATTCTTTAATAGTCGATGAAACAAACGACATTCGCATAATTGGAGTTGTTACCATAGTCATCCTTCTTGGTGTAACCATGGTTGGTTTGCAGTGGGTGGTTCGTGCACAGATGATCCTCCTTATTTTATTAGTCATTTCAATTCTCAATGTTGTCATTGGAAGTTTCATCGGGCCACAGTCAGAGGAGATTAAATCCAAAGGCTTTGTTGGCTACAAAAAAGATCTGTTTGAGACAAATTTTGGTCCTGGTTTCAAGGGAGAGAGCTTCTTTTCTGTGTTTGCTGTCTTCTTTCCTGCAGCAACTGGAATTCTTGCTGGTGTTAATATATCTGGTGATTTAAAAAATGTGCACAAGGCTGTCCCCAAAGGAACTCTCTTAGCCATTCTGATAAGCACATTGGTATATGTAATGCTTGCTTGGTTTGTTGGTGCCTGTGTGGAACGAGAAGCACTTGGCTTGGTGCATAATGCAGTGAATGCAACAAATGGATCTTTAGCATCTTGCGTGTCACAGGAATGTCAGTATGGGCTGCTAAATGATTTCCAGGTATTGTCTTTAAACAAGATTAAATTATTGTTAGTAGGGtataaatattgttattttagTTGCTGCACATTAAAATCTGGGAAAAAAAGTCAGAATATCCAATCACAACCAGCAGTCCTAGATGTCAGGTAATTCTTCtgttctttgccttttttttgtaTGATCGAGGATGTTGACAGGTTGCATCCTTTTGGAAGCAGCTCTACTGGGAATTCTATGCCAATTTCGTTTATGTACAATTCAATCCTTTTGGTTTATGTCCCCAGTGAGCCAATCATAACTGATATAATGGCGTTTGTTTAATTTCCACAGCTGAACTAGTTCATACTTCAGTAGATAAAAGTTACCTTCCCTTCTCCCTTTTGCTTTTTCTGGTGCCAAACAGGCAAGATGAGCCATTGATAATTACTTCCTAATGTTCACGATGATGATTGTTATTATATTTCCTTCAACTTTAGGACATTATACTATGTAACAATCAGGCCTATTATTTTGACCCTGGGTTAGTAAGACGTCTAGTTGATATACAGCGCCTTTCTTAGGATATAGGACTTTCCAAACAGATGATCTTTTTTAGTTcttgtatttattattattattattattattattattattattattattattattattattattattattattattattcaaagtcGTGCAGCTAACTTTGACAGGTTTTCTCTTTTGTACCTAAATCAGGTCAGAGCCTGTGACCTCAGGTTGAGATtattatttaacagttattcttcgaggacgcgccggatatgagctgatatatataaccaacgaggccgtaggccgatttcattattatcagctcatatccggcaagtccgagaagaataactgttttagtaaattttcaagcgaTAACCGGAAATTGCCATTCAAATGCGGTGGAGAGCGAAGAAACCGGTCAATGGCGGCACGAATGGACTTCATTGAAGACGTCTTGTAGTAAGAGCCATCTTGCTTTCTCGCCGAGGTGTAAAAGGATTTCAGACAGTCATTGAGCTCTTGCTTCGACATTTCCTCGAttgattttgagaatttttttcctcCAGGACTGTCCAGCCACTTTGAAAAACGGTAAATATTATGTTAGTTACGCCTTGTTTACATTCTGACAATTGCGAAAGTTgtttataaatattttattgcatttaacACACACTTACCAATAAAAATCTTCAGTCCATATTTTGTTGACCTTTTGGTGTTAATGGGGGTCGCATTGTCtacaattctcttgatttcttcgggtgaaacctcctcaaatcgtgacattttctttaccgacgacgccgcgaaaaaattttttccgacctccaaaatttcagcacaagaaattcgccatcagtttttccatatttggtcaaacttaacgataatggctcatatcatgagcttagggaaccaatcagaaagctgggaAATCATTATCcagagctaaaaatttactaatgtccattagtaaattttagctcaggataatgattcatttttagctcaggataataaccaactcggcctacggcctcgttggttatatatatcagctcatatccggcgcgtcctcgaagaataactgttaaatattattattgttattagtactatgtttattattattattggtattttttaattattatcgtccattattattattattattaatattatttacaatTGGTTTAGAAACGTGGTCAAAGGATTACCTTTAGTTGAATATcagaaaatgacaatttttcgtCACTCTTTACTACAGTGAAATCCATGATTGACGGATGTAAACTTCACTTTTCCCTTTTCTCTTAGGTCATGGAAGCTGTTTCGGGATGGGGACCCATTGTGACTGCAGGCATCTTCGCCTCTACCTTGTCATCTGCACTTGCAAGTCTCGTTGGAGCGCCGAAGACTTTCCAAGCGGTTTGCAAAGATCAACTCTTCCCATACATCGACTTCTTTGGTGTTGGCTATGGTGCCGGCGAGGAGCCTCGCCGTGGTTACCTCTTGGCTTTTTTCGTCGCTATTGGGTTTATTTTGATCGGAGATCTCAATGTCATAGCGCCCATTATTTCCAATTTTTTCCTCATTGTGTATGCTCTCATTAATTATGCGGTCTTCGCGGCGTCGCTGGGCCGTTCTCCCGGATGGCGTCCTTCGTTCAAGTACTACAATATGTGGGTGTCCTTGCTAGGTGCTCTGCTGTGTATTGCGATGATGTTCCTCATTGAGTGGTGGGCAGCATTGGTGACTATAGTCATTGTTATTGTCTTGTACAAGTACATCGACTTCACCAAGCCACAGGTtagaaaaaactgctttaacTGCGGAATTATCTGTCATAACAGAATGTTTGACCCCGGAGAAAAATTCTCACATCCACTCTCGGTGACCCCCGTCCGCGATATGGTCTTGCTAGGTCATTTGTTTTTCACAAAGTTCAAGAGCATACCGAGCGGATGTCCCGTTCGGTAACGGATATCATCCGTGCAGTGCATAGAGGAAGACAAACCTCCAAAAAAAAGGTTAACCAAACGacaaataacacacaaggcggtgataaatgaaacttcgatggccgaagaacaagagtctcTAGAAACCTAAAGGTTTTCTGTAAACTACAGCTGCAGAAGTAAGTGGTTTGTTATTAGTCGGCAGACCACCGCTAACATGACAAGACCAATCCGCGGGAAGGGTTCAAAGAGTGGATGTGGAAATTCGTCTCCCGTTAGGACATGTCTATATACTTATGAGTTTTAGCTCAAAAATACCAGTACCGTTCAAATCATCATTTGTGCCATCAAGATGACCCTTGACAGGTTAATTTAGTAGGGCGTTTCAGACACGACATCGACAGCTCCAAAAGTCTATGACATGATTGAATGTTTGAATGAGAAAAACatggacaaaaatgaaaaaaagaacgCTCGCACGAAGCATGCGtcttctttttctcattgttaaATATCTTAATTCTGTGGCTGTCTTGTCCCCGTCGTCGTCGGGGCT
The nucleotide sequence above comes from Acropora muricata isolate sample 2 chromosome 12, ASM3666990v1, whole genome shotgun sequence. Encoded proteins:
- the LOC136891786 gene encoding solute carrier family 12 member 2-like, which translates into the protein MLGEGEKDTSTSIKETDANMRQSGDENHSTEQNVAKKFTVEKLKSAPEIVVPPAQNSDGSAESFGTSSGQFTYGYATNEAIPMTVFYRSQHSQGHSRKQRPTLQQLRKGFEKGFENGSVDPTERGAVIAESEAEGDLLDVKTRGLSQAPKFGWVKGVLFSCLLNIWGVMLYLRLSWVVGHAGIGLATVIILLSALVTTLTTLSMSAVCTNGEIKGGGAYYLISRSLGPEFGGSIGVIFSVANAVATAMYVVGFAETVRDILRDNDSLIVDETNDIRIIGVVTIVILLGVTMVGLQWVVRAQMILLILLVISILNVVIGSFIGPQSEEIKSKGFVGYKKDLFETNFGPGFKGESFFSVFAVFFPAATGILAGVNISGDLKNVHKAVPKGTLLAILISTLVYVMLAWFVGACVEREALGLVHNAVNATNGSLASCVSQECQYGLLNDFQVMEAVSGWGPIVTAGIFASTLSSALASLVGAPKTFQAVCKDQLFPYIDFFGVGYGAGEEPRRGYLLAFFVAIGFILIGDLNVIAPIISNFFLIVYALINYAVFAASLGRSPGWRPSFKYYNMWVSLLGALLCIAMMFLIEWWAALVTIVIVIVLYKYIDFTKPQVNWGSSSQAFSFVQALRYALRLEGIEDHVKNFRPHCLVLSGRPQDRPNLVYLVSQITKNVSLMVYGHVIRKPFETLPSDKEDTQWMRENRIKAFRAVTTAPSLREGVQSMMHLAGLGKMRPNTVVMGFKRNWTDQKNIHDVKDYLGVINDTFELNYGLVILRMDEKQKREIIGPLGGHDINDSDSILDEDEFSKSKPPSSPATKSTQEERESLASPDKHSPEISEDRVETSLKEKQKGTIDVWWIYDDGGLTVLIPYLLSLHRAWKHCKLRFFSADIRSKHELYPQRLRMANLLKKFRIDASCVEQTEDISKKPSEESIDAFRRLPVRQELGDAPIEDQKVLRTIRIGELVRQKCTPDTRLVVISIPVPVTDVTTPLMYMSWLEVLSADLPPTLLVRGNQTNVLTFYS